In a single window of the Candidatus Nanosynbacter featherlites genome:
- a CDS encoding RpiB/LacA/LacB family sugar-phosphate isomerase — MKIYLGSDHRGFLLKEKVFAYLVKNNYEVEDVGGRELNPDDDFPQFAQAAALRVIGDESDDPRAILICGGGQGMCMAANRFKGIRASVIWDAYEAKMTRQDNNSNVLCLPARVLEDNEAAWKGIMETWLNTPYVDAPRFNRRNAQLDQLL, encoded by the coding sequence ATGAAAATTTACTTGGGATCTGATCATCGCGGTTTTCTGTTGAAAGAAAAAGTCTTCGCGTATTTGGTGAAAAATAACTATGAAGTCGAAGATGTTGGCGGGCGAGAGCTGAACCCGGATGATGATTTTCCTCAGTTTGCTCAAGCGGCGGCTCTGCGAGTGATTGGTGATGAATCGGACGATCCACGAGCAATTTTGATTTGTGGTGGCGGTCAAGGTATGTGCATGGCGGCGAACCGTTTCAAGGGGATTCGTGCCAGCGTCATTTGGGATGCCTACGAAGCCAAAATGACACGCCAGGACAATAACTCAAACGTGTTGTGTTTGCCAGCTCGTGTTTTGGAAGACAATGAAGCGGCGTGGAAGGGGATCATGGAAACATGGCTCAACACTCCGTATGTTGACGCACCAAGATTTAATAGGCGCAATGCGCAGTTGGACCAATTATTATGA
- a CDS encoding RelA/SpoT family protein: MTREELLATAGQKYDEVPVLVLASAIDYATEKHAGQKRKSGEPYINHPLAVAEILIEWGMDIDTVVAGVLHDTVEDTDATLDELESLFGRDVAFLVDGVTKVSQARAGMRSLDSYLPHTKDNLTKLMIAVGEDVRVIIIKLADRLHNMRTLQFMSPEKQKKIARETIEVFAPLADRLNMGRVRVQLEELSFKYLMPKDFHRTKSLMDSRLKKSQRKLDRVRREVEARLKEEKLVFQMDGRVKSVYSLFKKLDKVGDIDKIYDLIALRVIVDDLSTGYLVLGILHDMYQPMYERIKDYVANPKPNGYQSLHTTVQTPSGQIVEFQIRTKEMHEYAERGLAASFHYNEQKLTDAYKKGRMGAMPADLSWIRDLQEAAALAGEGKRFDSDKFRMKLFSDRIFVYSPKGDIYDLPRGAFPLDYAYRIHSDIAAHASGFKINGVMKPFTYHLRHGDTIEVLTKKSAHPKPDWRELIITPHAKDKLRLQLSRSGGILQQLTGGVSSLFRHR, translated from the coding sequence ATGACGCGTGAAGAGTTACTCGCCACAGCTGGGCAAAAGTATGATGAGGTGCCAGTGCTGGTTTTGGCGAGTGCCATTGACTATGCTACTGAAAAACACGCCGGACAAAAACGCAAAAGCGGCGAACCATATATCAATCATCCGTTGGCGGTGGCCGAGATTTTGATTGAATGGGGCATGGACATCGACACGGTGGTGGCGGGCGTGCTGCATGACACGGTCGAGGACACCGACGCGACGCTAGATGAACTGGAGAGTTTATTTGGACGAGATGTGGCGTTCTTGGTGGATGGCGTGACCAAGGTGTCGCAGGCGCGCGCTGGCATGCGCAGTCTGGACAGCTATTTGCCACACACCAAGGACAATTTGACTAAATTGATGATCGCAGTCGGCGAGGACGTGCGGGTAATTATCATCAAGCTGGCGGATCGCTTACACAATATGCGGACGCTGCAATTTATGTCGCCTGAGAAGCAGAAAAAAATTGCTCGCGAGACGATCGAGGTGTTTGCGCCACTAGCAGACCGATTGAACATGGGACGGGTGCGGGTGCAGCTGGAAGAATTGAGCTTCAAATATTTGATGCCGAAAGATTTTCACCGCACCAAGAGTTTGATGGATAGCCGATTGAAAAAGTCGCAGCGAAAACTGGACCGTGTTCGCCGTGAAGTTGAGGCGCGACTAAAGGAAGAAAAGCTGGTTTTCCAGATGGACGGTCGCGTCAAAAGCGTCTACAGTCTGTTTAAAAAACTTGATAAGGTCGGCGATATTGATAAGATTTATGATTTGATCGCACTGCGAGTGATTGTCGATGATTTATCGACAGGCTATTTGGTATTAGGAATTCTACACGATATGTATCAGCCGATGTACGAGCGAATCAAAGACTATGTTGCCAACCCAAAGCCGAATGGCTACCAAAGTCTACACACCACCGTGCAAACGCCGAGTGGGCAAATTGTTGAATTTCAAATTCGCACCAAAGAGATGCACGAATACGCTGAGCGTGGTTTGGCGGCCAGCTTCCATTACAACGAGCAGAAGTTGACTGATGCTTACAAAAAAGGCCGCATGGGCGCCATGCCGGCGGATTTGTCGTGGATTCGCGACCTTCAGGAAGCAGCGGCGCTGGCTGGCGAGGGTAAACGATTTGACTCTGATAAGTTCCGCATGAAATTATTCTCGGACCGCATTTTCGTGTATTCTCCAAAAGGCGATATTTATGATTTGCCGCGCGGCGCTTTCCCGCTGGATTATGCCTACCGCATTCACTCCGACATCGCAGCACACGCTAGCGGTTTCAAGATCAATGGCGTCATGAAGCCGTTTACCTATCACTTGCGGCACGGCGACACCATCGAAGTCTTAACCAAAAAGTCCGCCCACCCGAAGCCGGACTGGCGCGAGCTGATTATAACGCCTCATGCTAAGGACAAACTGCGTTTGCAATTGTCGCGTAGCGGCGGCATCTTGCAGCAACTGACCGGCGGCGTTTCATCACTGTTTCGGCATCGATAG
- a CDS encoding inorganic diphosphatase translates to MADFNQILTPGDVENGIVNVVVEIPQGSNHKIEWNRELAVMQLDRVEPAIFAKPTNYGFIPQTLDEDGDELDALIITDQPLTTGIFMEAKVIGVLEFVDDDEVDDKVIVVPADDRNTGDAINSLEDLPPQLLKQIEHHFNHYKDMKKPGSTVVKGFGDVERAKQIIRDSITRWNEQA, encoded by the coding sequence ATGGCAGACTTTAACCAAATTTTGACACCGGGTGACGTAGAAAACGGCATCGTCAATGTTGTCGTTGAGATCCCGCAGGGCTCAAACCACAAGATTGAATGGAACCGTGAGCTAGCAGTGATGCAGCTGGACCGCGTTGAGCCAGCAATTTTCGCCAAGCCAACTAACTATGGTTTTATCCCGCAGACATTGGACGAGGACGGCGACGAATTGGACGCCTTGATCATCACCGACCAGCCGCTGACAACAGGCATTTTCATGGAAGCAAAGGTTATCGGTGTGCTGGAATTTGTTGATGATGATGAAGTTGACGATAAGGTGATCGTGGTGCCAGCTGATGATCGCAATACTGGCGATGCTATCAATTCGTTGGAAGATTTGCCGCCACAGCTGCTCAAGCAAATTGAGCATCATTTCAATCACTACAAAGATATGAAAAAGCCAGGCTCGACAGTTGTCAAGGGTTTTGGCGATGTTGAGCGAGCCAAGCAAATCATCCGCGATTCAATCACCCGCTGGAACGAGCAAGCGTAA
- the gap gene encoding type I glyceraldehyde-3-phosphate dehydrogenase: MAATRIAINGFGRIGRNAFKIARERSDLEIVAINDLTDTKTLAYLLKHDSNYGEYGRQVTFTENELIVDGQSVKVLAEKEPQQLPWKDMNIDVVIESTGFFTDKEGASRHLEAGAKRVVISGPTKSDGIDTIVFGTNDDKIASATPIVSNASCTTNSLGAVMAVLDAEFGVEKSMLTTVHSYTASQRLQDAPSKDLREGRNAAENMVPTTTGAAIAVTKTLPQLTGKFDGLSVRVPTPVVSLSDVTALLRRDVTVEQVNEAFKKAAQDTFYQGILGVSEEPLVSRDFIGNSHSGVVDLPLTKVVGGNLIKVMVWYDNEWGYSNRLVELVADIGAVLKRAG; this comes from the coding sequence ATGGCAGCAACAAGAATAGCAATTAACGGCTTTGGGCGGATTGGGCGTAATGCCTTTAAGATTGCGCGCGAGCGGAGCGACTTGGAGATTGTCGCCATCAATGATTTGACGGACACAAAGACACTGGCATATCTCCTTAAACACGACAGTAACTACGGTGAATACGGCCGCCAAGTGACGTTTACAGAAAATGAACTCATCGTCGATGGTCAATCTGTCAAGGTTTTGGCTGAGAAAGAGCCGCAGCAATTACCGTGGAAAGATATGAATATTGACGTGGTGATTGAATCGACTGGCTTCTTTACTGACAAAGAGGGCGCGAGCAGACACCTGGAAGCTGGTGCTAAGCGCGTGGTCATCAGTGGTCCAACCAAGTCTGATGGTATCGATACGATTGTATTTGGTACTAATGACGACAAGATCGCCTCGGCGACGCCGATTGTCTCAAATGCCAGCTGCACGACCAACAGCTTGGGTGCGGTGATGGCAGTTTTGGATGCAGAGTTTGGCGTGGAAAAATCAATGCTGACAACAGTACACAGCTACACCGCTAGCCAAAGATTGCAAGACGCGCCGTCCAAGGATTTGCGTGAAGGCCGTAACGCAGCTGAAAACATGGTGCCGACAACAACGGGCGCAGCCATTGCTGTGACGAAAACTTTGCCGCAGCTAACTGGCAAGTTTGATGGTCTGAGTGTGCGCGTACCAACTCCAGTGGTTTCTCTCAGCGACGTGACGGCACTTCTGCGACGTGACGTGACGGTTGAGCAGGTAAATGAGGCATTCAAAAAAGCCGCACAAGACACGTTCTATCAAGGCATTTTGGGTGTCAGCGAAGAGCCGCTCGTCAGCAGGGATTTCATTGGCAATTCACACTCTGGCGTTGTTGATTTGCCACTCACCAAAGTCGTTGGTGGCAATCTGATCAAAGTCATGGTTTGGTACGACAATGAGTGGGGTTATTCGAACCGTTTGGTAGAGTTGGTGGCAGATATTGGCGCTGTTTTGAAGCGCGCTGGCTAA
- a CDS encoding ribulose-phosphate 3-epimerase, with protein MNTVITPSILAENVDQYKEQIERITGFAERAHIDISDGQFAPNLTVGLRDLWAPEGWQIDIHAMVKNVDEYIEDLVALRPNMILLHAESEGDVLGALQKIKQADIKAGLVLMRPTVPSTVVDLIKASDHVMIFSGELGRFGGSASLMQLEKIRLIKDINPAVEIGWDGGVMPDNAYGLAHSGVNVLVVGGAIQKSPNPREAYQNIQNEINKKGMLG; from the coding sequence ATGAACACAGTAATTACTCCCAGTATTCTGGCGGAAAATGTTGATCAATACAAAGAACAAATTGAGCGAATCACTGGTTTTGCCGAGCGAGCGCACATTGATATTTCTGATGGGCAATTTGCACCAAACTTGACGGTTGGTTTGCGAGATTTGTGGGCACCAGAAGGCTGGCAGATTGATATTCATGCCATGGTGAAGAATGTTGACGAATACATCGAAGATTTGGTAGCGCTGCGCCCAAATATGATTTTATTGCACGCTGAGTCTGAGGGCGATGTCCTTGGTGCGCTGCAGAAAATCAAACAAGCAGATATCAAAGCTGGCTTGGTGTTGATGCGTCCGACCGTTCCGAGTACCGTTGTTGATCTCATCAAGGCATCAGACCACGTCATGATATTTTCTGGTGAGCTTGGCCGTTTTGGCGGTAGTGCTAGTTTGATGCAATTGGAAAAAATCCGCCTCATCAAAGACATCAATCCTGCTGTAGAAATTGGCTGGGACGGTGGCGTTATGCCAGACAACGCCTACGGCTTGGCGCATAGCGGTGTCAATGTTTTGGTGGTTGGTGGCGCCATCCAAAAATCGCCAAATCCTCGAGAAGCCTACCAAAACATTCAAAATGAAATTAACAAAAAGGGCATGTTGGGTTAG
- a CDS encoding MFS transporter — MKNPLVRRLAPLFIAKFLLCFVFWYSIEKLFMYSIGFNDASIGLMAAIYAVMSVFMEVPSGVLADRWSRKGVMILSALSMLLSSYFGWISNDPSLYVVSAAFWGFFDALASGTGSAMIYDLLKEEQGHTRNYDKILGRFEMLGGIALIISALLGGWLASATSLRSAFFATIITAGLAAVILLFYRDTTIHKQSTDAKLIEHTKGTFAAVFKNPDLAWLVVVMLVVFLVQKMNGEFYQLWYAALSMPAALFGIAGAIITGTYSSGGAIVRFFATRRRVLLALAVCFISAIGMTISPSFWLTVGLQFVIGTLSFALVLALTSKMQHYLPSKYRAGAGSVINTVGRLIFIPCALLFGFLSNTMSIFVAGSMTVVFIGIGLFAEFHARSEK, encoded by the coding sequence GTGAAAAATCCGCTCGTCCGACGCTTGGCGCCACTGTTTATTGCGAAGTTCCTGTTGTGTTTTGTATTTTGGTATTCCATTGAAAAACTCTTTATGTACAGCATAGGATTCAATGACGCCAGTATTGGTTTGATGGCGGCGATTTATGCGGTAATGTCAGTCTTCATGGAAGTACCATCTGGTGTGCTGGCGGATCGGTGGAGTCGAAAAGGCGTCATGATCTTGTCGGCCTTAAGTATGTTACTAAGCAGTTATTTTGGGTGGATTAGCAATGACCCGTCGCTATATGTTGTGTCGGCAGCATTCTGGGGATTCTTTGATGCTCTTGCCAGCGGTACTGGTTCAGCCATGATTTATGACTTGCTCAAAGAAGAGCAGGGGCATACAAGAAACTACGATAAGATTTTGGGTCGCTTTGAGATGCTTGGCGGCATTGCTTTAATCATCAGCGCGTTATTAGGCGGATGGTTGGCGTCTGCCACATCGCTTAGGTCGGCGTTCTTTGCAACAATCATAACTGCAGGCCTGGCGGCGGTGATCTTATTGTTCTATCGAGACACAACGATTCACAAACAATCAACCGATGCGAAATTGATTGAGCATACGAAGGGTACGTTTGCGGCTGTTTTCAAGAACCCTGACCTTGCCTGGCTGGTGGTTGTTATGCTGGTAGTATTTTTGGTACAGAAAATGAATGGCGAGTTCTATCAACTGTGGTATGCGGCGTTGTCTATGCCGGCGGCATTGTTTGGTATAGCAGGAGCTATCATCACGGGTACATATAGTTCTGGCGGTGCAATTGTTCGCTTCTTCGCGACTCGACGACGAGTTCTGTTGGCGTTAGCTGTCTGTTTTATCTCCGCAATCGGCATGACTATCAGCCCATCATTTTGGCTAACCGTTGGACTGCAGTTTGTCATTGGTACATTGTCATTTGCACTAGTTCTTGCGCTTACGTCAAAAATGCAGCACTATCTACCGTCGAAATATCGCGCCGGTGCCGGTTCGGTGATCAACACTGTTGGTCGCCTGATATTCATCCCATGTGCATTATTGTTTGGTTTTCTGTCAAATACTATGAGTATCTTTGTCGCAGGCTCTATGACGGTTGTATTTATCGGCATTGGTCTGTTTGCAGAGTTTCACGCTAGAAGCGAAAAATAG